A genomic stretch from Oikeobacillus pervagus includes:
- a CDS encoding response regulator transcription factor, whose protein sequence is MNQTKILIIEDEEKIARVLELELSYEGYEASKALDGLDGLRMFREENWDLVLLDVMLPGLSGIEVLRRVRSDDSHTPVILLTAKDSVEDKVSGLDLGANDYITKPFQIEELLARIRAALRLNRQPIDIAESEDWLQVADLKLNEKTYEVKRGKRNIELTPREFALLAYLMKHARQVLNREQLLNGVWGYDYYGETNVVDVYIRYLRNKMDKPFEKPLIHTVRGVGYVLKDSL, encoded by the coding sequence ATGAATCAAACGAAAATATTGATTATTGAAGATGAGGAAAAAATCGCACGTGTATTGGAATTAGAATTATCGTATGAAGGGTATGAAGCAAGCAAGGCATTGGACGGTCTTGATGGATTACGGATGTTTCGAGAAGAGAATTGGGACCTTGTTTTACTCGATGTGATGTTACCAGGCTTAAGTGGAATCGAGGTGTTACGCCGGGTTCGTTCGGATGATTCACACACCCCGGTTATTTTATTAACGGCCAAAGATTCTGTCGAGGACAAAGTATCAGGCCTAGATCTTGGGGCGAATGATTATATAACAAAACCTTTCCAAATTGAAGAACTGTTAGCAAGAATTCGAGCGGCTTTAAGGTTGAACCGTCAACCAATAGACATAGCTGAAAGTGAAGATTGGCTTCAAGTGGCGGATTTAAAATTAAATGAAAAAACATATGAGGTAAAGCGCGGAAAAAGGAACATCGAATTAACGCCAAGGGAATTCGCTTTACTTGCTTATTTAATGAAGCATGCTCGACAAGTTCTCAATAGAGAACAACTCCTTAACGGGGTATGGGGATATGACTACTATGGAGAAACAAATGTCGTGGATGTTTATATTCGTTATTTACGTAATAAAATGGATAAGCCCTTTGAAAAGCCACTCATTCACACAGTTCGTGGGGTAGGTTATGTGTTAAAGGATTCGCTATGA
- the lepB gene encoding signal peptidase I, whose product MFKKLSVLLLLVLLGGHNEFKDLDTYVYEGVSMTPTIQNEQKIQVDKKYYQDTPVKRGDIVLFEKEGEDFDQHAKRVIGLPNEMLEFKDGTVYIDGEKLSKKYHFNHVEGEAIQLKKNEYFVIGDNALSSKDSRHFGPLQEEEILGKVIIEED is encoded by the coding sequence TTGTTTAAAAAATTATCAGTATTACTTTTGCTAGTATTGCTAGGCGGTCACAATGAATTTAAAGATTTAGACACGTACGTATATGAAGGGGTCTCAATGACACCGACTATACAAAATGAACAGAAGATCCAAGTAGATAAAAAATATTATCAAGACACCCCCGTGAAAAGAGGGGACATTGTTCTCTTTGAAAAGGAAGGCGAAGATTTTGATCAACATGCTAAAAGAGTGATTGGATTGCCTAATGAAATGCTTGAATTCAAAGATGGAACCGTCTATATAGATGGTGAGAAACTTTCGAAAAAATACCATTTTAATCACGTTGAGGGAGAGGCCATTCAACTAAAAAAGAATGAATATTTCGTTATAGGTGATAATGCATTGTCTAGCAAAGATAGTAGACACTTTGGGCCTCTCCAAGAAGAAGAGATCCTCGGTAAGGTAATCATTGAAGAGGATTGA
- a CDS encoding metal ABC transporter solute-binding protein, Zn/Mn family — protein sequence MLKKTLLGMTLFFVFMLTACGGNQASNPANEDEKVKVTATTGQIADIVKNVGKDHVEVTALMGPGVDPHLYQASQGDISKLSKADMIFYNGLHLEGKMGEIFEKMKKGKPTIPVAERIPNGKLIHTKDSSGNVDPHVWFDIDLWIYAVGAVEEGLIKQDPKNKENYSNNAKEYVQKLKSLKEESQKRIGEIPEESRILVTAHDAFGYFGKAYGMDVMGLQGLSTDSEYGLKDVQKIVDTLVDKNIKAVFIESSISEKSINAVVEGAKKQGHTVSIGGELFSDAMGEEGTDEGTYIGMYKHNIETIVSSLK from the coding sequence ATGTTAAAAAAGACTTTACTTGGTATGACGCTTTTCTTCGTGTTCATGTTGACGGCTTGCGGAGGGAATCAAGCTTCTAATCCTGCAAATGAAGATGAGAAAGTAAAGGTAACAGCAACAACTGGTCAAATCGCAGATATTGTAAAAAATGTTGGGAAAGATCATGTGGAAGTAACAGCCTTAATGGGCCCTGGAGTGGATCCTCATTTATACCAGGCCTCACAAGGGGATATTTCGAAACTAAGTAAGGCAGATATGATCTTTTACAATGGACTTCATTTAGAAGGAAAAATGGGAGAGATCTTTGAAAAAATGAAAAAAGGCAAACCGACCATTCCTGTCGCGGAGAGGATTCCAAATGGAAAATTAATTCACACAAAAGATTCTTCAGGCAATGTTGACCCTCACGTTTGGTTTGATATCGATTTATGGATTTATGCTGTAGGGGCTGTCGAAGAAGGCTTAATTAAGCAGGATCCGAAAAATAAAGAAAATTATTCAAATAATGCAAAAGAATATGTTCAAAAATTGAAGAGCTTGAAAGAAGAATCACAAAAGCGTATTGGGGAAATCCCTGAAGAAAGCCGCATTCTTGTAACCGCACATGATGCCTTTGGGTATTTTGGGAAAGCTTACGGAATGGATGTTATGGGATTACAAGGTTTAAGTACAGACTCTGAATACGGACTAAAGGATGTCCAAAAGATTGTAGATACCCTTGTAGATAAAAATATTAAAGCCGTTTTTATCGAAAGTAGTATTTCAGAGAAGTCAATTAACGCAGTGGTCGAAGGTGCAAAAAAGCAAGGACATACCGTTTCAATTGGTGGAGAATTGTTCTCTGATGCAATGGGAGAAGAAGGAACAGACGAAGGAACATATATCGGCATGTATAAACATAATATTGAAACCATTGTCTCATCATTAAAATAG
- a CDS encoding metal ABC transporter ATP-binding protein, with protein sequence MDPVSVENITVAYHRKPVLQEVEFSVPEGKLIGIIGPNGAGKSTLIKAILGLIPRASGEVFIYGKPYKAQRTLVGYVPQRGSVDWDFPTNALDVVLMGRYSHIGWIKRPKKKDVEYALACLRKVGMDQYADRQISQLSGGQQQRVFLARALAQDATVYFMDEPFVGVDAATEKAIISLLKELKSQGKTVLVVHHDLQTVKEYFDWVLLLNMRKIADGPTKEVFTKENLQKTYGGKLTFLDQKNTLIEQG encoded by the coding sequence GTGGATCCAGTGTCAGTAGAAAATATAACGGTTGCTTATCATCGAAAACCAGTGCTTCAAGAGGTTGAATTTTCAGTTCCAGAAGGAAAACTTATCGGGATTATCGGGCCAAATGGAGCAGGCAAATCCACTTTAATCAAAGCCATATTAGGATTAATCCCGAGAGCATCTGGTGAAGTTTTCATATATGGGAAACCTTATAAGGCTCAGAGAACCCTTGTTGGATATGTCCCACAGAGGGGATCTGTTGATTGGGATTTCCCTACTAATGCATTAGATGTTGTGTTAATGGGAAGATACAGTCATATCGGATGGATCAAACGCCCTAAAAAGAAAGATGTTGAATATGCCTTAGCCTGCTTAAGAAAAGTAGGAATGGATCAATATGCAGATCGACAAATCAGCCAGCTTTCTGGCGGGCAACAGCAACGGGTCTTTTTAGCACGTGCTTTGGCGCAAGATGCTACGGTATATTTCATGGATGAACCTTTTGTTGGGGTGGATGCAGCAACAGAGAAAGCGATTATCTCTTTATTAAAAGAGTTAAAGTCCCAAGGAAAAACGGTTCTAGTCGTTCACCATGATCTACAAACAGTGAAAGAGTACTTTGACTGGGTCCTGCTTTTAAATATGAGAAAAATCGCCGATGGGCCTACAAAAGAAGTATTTACAAAAGAAAACTTGCAAAAAACATATGGCGGGAAATTAACATTTCTTGACCAAAAAAACACATTAATTGAACAAGGATAG
- a CDS encoding metal ABC transporter permease, with translation MSYEAWIILTGSLVGISCGLIGVFLVLRRMAMLADAISHTALLGIVGAYLVSQSLDGIYMLIGATIVGLLTAFFVQVLHSSGVQADAAIGVVFTALFALGVILLSLYAGDVHLDTDHALMGEITFVPWDTVEMNGVNMGPKAVWMLGSVLFINLVIISLFYKEIKISSFDPEMALAIGIPVLFIHYLLMGMLSITTVASFDSVGAILVVAMLIVPASTAYLLTDRLIVMLMISCAVGVLSAILGYYIALLWNVSIAGSMATAVGFIFAITFFLSPKHGLMSKWLAKRKVKVKQSI, from the coding sequence ATGAGTTATGAAGCATGGATCATTTTAACTGGCTCTTTAGTTGGCATCAGTTGCGGATTAATTGGCGTATTTCTAGTTTTAAGACGGATGGCGATGTTAGCCGATGCCATAAGCCATACAGCTTTACTTGGAATTGTTGGTGCCTATCTAGTCAGTCAGAGTCTGGATGGAATCTACATGCTGATTGGTGCTACGATTGTTGGCTTATTAACCGCTTTCTTTGTTCAAGTTTTGCACTCATCTGGTGTGCAAGCAGATGCAGCCATTGGAGTTGTTTTCACTGCTTTATTTGCACTTGGGGTTATTTTACTTTCCCTATATGCTGGGGATGTCCACTTAGATACAGATCATGCCTTAATGGGGGAGATCACCTTTGTCCCTTGGGATACAGTGGAAATGAACGGGGTCAATATGGGTCCAAAAGCCGTATGGATGTTAGGAAGTGTTCTGTTCATTAATCTAGTAATCATTAGTTTATTTTATAAGGAGATCAAAATTTCCTCCTTTGATCCAGAAATGGCACTAGCCATCGGGATTCCCGTCCTATTTATTCATTATCTATTAATGGGAATGCTATCCATTACCACAGTCGCATCATTTGATAGTGTTGGTGCTATTCTTGTTGTAGCCATGCTAATTGTTCCAGCTTCCACTGCCTACTTGCTGACAGATCGCCTCATTGTCATGCTCATGATCAGCTGTGCTGTCGGAGTCTTATCGGCAATATTAGGATATTATATTGCGCTACTATGGAATGTCTCGATTGCAGGTTCAATGGCGACAGCAGTGGGATTCATCTTCGCCATTACCTTCTTCCTTTCACCAAAACATGGATTGATGTCCAAATGGCTTGCTAAAAGAAAAGTGAAAGTGAAACAATCGATTTAA
- a CDS encoding sensor histidine kinase yields MKLQTKINLYTTVTFICLLILINGAIYFSFSRMILHSELERVVAEAEKTVMGMNQTGGSIPARDLLRAYIPVNGMLQLVKSNGETGTAITVPGQEKLLEQPVTFYAKEWSEIIDYKGMPHAFVSIPIIGGNGEIANVQLTENLTPTAHILQILKYVLIAVTILAAIPVFLSTRLLSNFITRPITSMIQTMKDIRKNGQYKHISLPKQSKDELYQMGETFNDMMEQLKINYEKQEQFVSNASHELKTPLTVIEGYASLLKRRGRDHPELFDESVEAIHSEAIRMKELTQQLLLLAKHDEQWDVDLQIVSLTDLVEESIRSFKAGYKREVNVFVEQKMKVKTDPQKLKQLLYILLDNARKYSEDLIKVNIMTIKNRAVIEVVDRGIGIPVKEQSKVFDRFFRVDKVRTGKNGGFGLGLPLAKELADAIDAKICLSSVEGEGTTVQIWFKKGPSH; encoded by the coding sequence ATGAAGCTACAAACTAAAATAAATCTATATACAACTGTTACATTCATTTGTTTGTTGATTTTGATTAATGGTGCGATTTATTTTTCTTTTAGTCGAATGATCCTTCATAGTGAATTAGAAAGGGTCGTTGCTGAGGCAGAAAAAACAGTTATGGGAATGAACCAGACAGGGGGTTCCATTCCAGCGAGAGATCTGCTGCGAGCTTATATTCCTGTCAATGGTATGTTGCAGCTTGTGAAATCGAATGGTGAAACGGGGACGGCTATTACGGTACCAGGCCAGGAGAAGCTTTTAGAACAACCCGTAACGTTTTATGCAAAAGAGTGGAGTGAAATCATCGACTACAAAGGAATGCCACATGCCTTCGTCTCTATTCCTATTATTGGGGGAAATGGTGAGATTGCAAATGTGCAATTGACAGAGAACTTAACACCAACCGCACACATTCTACAAATTTTAAAGTACGTTTTAATAGCTGTGACAATCTTAGCCGCGATCCCAGTATTTTTATCAACTCGATTATTAAGCAACTTCATTACGCGGCCGATTACTTCGATGATTCAGACGATGAAGGATATTCGTAAAAACGGTCAGTACAAACATATTTCACTTCCGAAACAGTCCAAAGATGAGTTGTACCAGATGGGGGAAACCTTTAATGATATGATGGAGCAATTGAAAATCAACTATGAAAAGCAGGAACAGTTTGTGTCAAATGCTTCTCATGAGTTAAAAACACCCTTAACCGTCATTGAAGGATATGCTAGTTTATTAAAGCGTAGGGGAAGGGATCATCCTGAACTTTTTGATGAATCAGTTGAAGCTATTCATTCCGAAGCCATCAGAATGAAAGAACTGACCCAGCAATTACTGTTATTGGCCAAACATGATGAACAGTGGGATGTTGATTTGCAGATTGTATCTTTAACAGATTTAGTGGAGGAGTCCATCCGTTCTTTTAAGGCAGGATATAAGCGGGAAGTAAATGTATTCGTGGAACAAAAAATGAAGGTGAAAACAGATCCCCAAAAGTTGAAACAACTCTTATATATTTTATTGGATAATGCCCGGAAGTATAGTGAGGACTTAATCAAAGTAAATATAATGACAATTAAAAATAGAGCGGTGATCGAAGTGGTTGATAGGGGAATTGGAATACCAGTCAAGGAACAATCCAAAGTATTTGATCGTTTTTTCCGTGTAGACAAAGTAAGGACTGGAAAAAATGGGGGATTTGGATTGGGTTTACCTCTTGCAAAAGAACTGGCAGATGCGATTGATGCAAAAATTTGCTTGAGTAGTGTAGAGGGAGAAGGGACGACGGTACAAATTTGGTTTAAAAAGGGTCCTTCTCATTAA
- a CDS encoding metal ABC transporter permease: MLGEFWKMLLDANTQWVLIGTLLLGLASGVLGSFALLRKQSLLGDAMAHAALPGICIAYLFTGTKSISWFLIGAAIAGLVATYFIQSIIKHSRLKEDSSIGLVLSVFFGIGIVLLTYINQQAAGNQSGLNDFIFGQAASLVGTDVKVISGVALVLLILTTLLFKEFKIITFDHQFAKGIGMPTTLLNGLLMTLIVGAVVIGLQAVGVILMAAMLITPAISARYWTERLDHMVIIAGAIGAFSGILGTLLSTTKSGMPTGPLIIMAATIIFLFSMIFAPQRGLLMKALKQRKMRKVIARESVLQTLFDFIEERIAHGEPIEKSGFDEKKIAERRAIRSSFIHSTLHSLKNEGLVEEAEAQKWRLTAKGMVKAHDITLKNRLMEVYLMNEMKYAQFNISQDQESDIHQLPPNIIEELKGLLALYGRKPMEISQINMYQQRGLMAK; encoded by the coding sequence ATGCTTGGCGAATTTTGGAAAATGCTACTTGATGCAAATACCCAATGGGTTTTAATTGGAACATTGCTCTTAGGATTAGCAAGCGGAGTTTTAGGTAGCTTTGCTCTTTTACGAAAACAAAGTCTACTTGGGGATGCCATGGCACATGCCGCTTTACCCGGAATTTGTATTGCTTATTTATTCACAGGGACAAAATCAATCAGTTGGTTTCTTATTGGGGCAGCAATTGCCGGGCTAGTTGCGACCTATTTTATTCAGTCTATTATTAAGCATTCTAGATTGAAAGAGGATAGTTCCATTGGATTGGTATTATCCGTATTTTTCGGAATTGGAATTGTCTTATTAACTTATATTAATCAACAAGCTGCAGGAAACCAAAGTGGATTAAATGATTTTATTTTCGGGCAAGCAGCCTCATTGGTTGGGACAGATGTCAAAGTCATTAGTGGAGTAGCATTAGTATTACTTATTTTAACCACTTTACTATTTAAGGAATTTAAAATCATTACATTCGATCACCAGTTCGCTAAAGGAATCGGAATGCCTACAACACTTCTTAACGGTCTATTAATGACGTTAATCGTAGGGGCCGTTGTAATTGGTTTACAGGCTGTAGGTGTTATTTTAATGGCGGCTATGCTTATCACACCAGCAATTTCTGCTAGGTATTGGACAGAGCGTCTAGACCATATGGTGATCATCGCTGGCGCCATTGGAGCATTTTCTGGTATTCTTGGGACCTTATTAAGCACGACCAAAAGCGGAATGCCTACTGGACCATTAATCATTATGGCGGCTACCATCATTTTTCTTTTCTCCATGATTTTCGCTCCACAACGCGGGTTGCTGATGAAGGCATTAAAACAAAGGAAAATGAGAAAAGTCATTGCACGCGAATCTGTTCTTCAAACTTTATTTGACTTTATTGAGGAAAGAATTGCGCATGGTGAACCTATTGAAAAAAGTGGCTTTGATGAAAAAAAGATTGCCGAAAGAAGGGCTATCCGTTCTTCGTTCATTCATTCCACTCTTCATTCATTAAAAAATGAAGGTCTTGTTGAAGAAGCTGAAGCTCAAAAATGGAGACTAACGGCGAAAGGAATGGTGAAAGCTCATGATATTACCTTAAAAAACCGCTTAATGGAAGTGTATTTAATGAATGAAATGAAATATGCTCAATTTAATATCTCGCAAGATCAAGAGTCTGATATCCACCAGCTTCCCCCAAATATCATTGAAGAATTAAAAGGATTATTAGCACTATATGGCCGGAAACCGATGGAAATATCTCAAATTAATATGTATCAACAAAGGGGGCTGATGGCCAAATGA
- a CDS encoding PepSY domain-containing protein: protein MGKMNRRTFSIIAAIIILLASVTWQLFRLISPTEPLTKTDAEKVVQEKYSGEIIKTIKTKDIYRVTIQLKTGVYDISIDGHTGDVAGISKIKSKKVDKVLTEDQVKQLILQQQNGEIRRLEKKEEDGAFVYYVVIEQNNDETTYKLNAVTGKVIDKTTKIRGNSSQETVRGITKDEAVKIAVNQVNGKVDDVDVEEKEGVSYYLVEIEREDGQDALVQINAITGEVITITWDD from the coding sequence ATGGGGAAGATGAATAGACGTACTTTCAGTATAATAGCAGCTATTATCATCTTGTTAGCGAGCGTTACGTGGCAGCTTTTTAGGTTAATTTCACCAACTGAACCTCTGACAAAAACTGATGCAGAGAAAGTTGTTCAAGAAAAGTATAGTGGTGAAATTATCAAAACAATCAAAACAAAAGATATTTATCGAGTGACTATTCAATTAAAAACGGGAGTATATGACATAAGCATCGATGGGCATACAGGGGATGTTGCAGGGATTAGTAAAATTAAAAGTAAAAAAGTTGATAAGGTTCTTACAGAAGATCAAGTAAAACAGCTTATTTTACAACAGCAAAATGGAGAGATCAGGAGGTTGGAAAAGAAGGAGGAAGATGGAGCCTTCGTTTATTATGTGGTGATTGAGCAAAATAATGATGAAACAACGTATAAATTAAATGCTGTAACAGGTAAAGTGATCGATAAAACCACAAAAATAAGGGGGAATTCCTCACAAGAAACAGTCCGAGGAATCACGAAAGATGAAGCGGTGAAAATCGCTGTTAATCAAGTAAATGGCAAAGTAGATGATGTTGATGTAGAAGAAAAGGAAGGTGTAAGTTACTATTTAGTGGAAATCGAGCGGGAAGACGGTCAAGATGCTCTTGTTCAAATTAATGCGATAACAGGTGAAGTGATCACGATTACATGGGATGATTAG
- a CDS encoding RluA family pseudouridine synthase: protein MENIPILYEDNHLLVVQKPVNIPVQRDHSKDQDLLTLLKKDLKIRYKKPGNVYLGLVHRLDRPVGGVMTFAKTSKAASRLSDAIRRRKLERKYLTVVRGRPPKREGVLEHYLVKNHRKNKVFMASSNDQNAKKAILEYETIEKHKDLSLLAVKLHTGRPHQIRVQLAASNCPIYGDQKYGQAVNRPGQQIALWAHILQFEHPTKKNIIKVDSLPPKEYPWSLFRKCQSPPILDT from the coding sequence ATGGAGAATATTCCAATTTTATATGAAGATAATCATTTACTTGTCGTTCAAAAACCAGTCAATATTCCTGTTCAAAGGGATCACTCGAAGGATCAGGATTTGCTTACTTTATTAAAAAAAGATTTAAAAATTCGATATAAAAAGCCTGGAAATGTGTATCTGGGGCTTGTCCATCGCTTGGACCGACCCGTTGGTGGTGTCATGACATTTGCTAAAACATCTAAAGCAGCATCAAGACTTTCAGACGCTATTCGAAGGCGGAAGTTAGAGAGGAAATATTTAACGGTCGTCAGAGGAAGGCCTCCGAAGAGAGAAGGAGTATTGGAACATTATTTAGTAAAGAATCATCGAAAAAATAAAGTATTTATGGCTTCATCTAATGATCAAAATGCGAAAAAAGCCATATTGGAATATGAAACAATTGAGAAACATAAGGATCTTAGTTTACTAGCTGTCAAATTACATACCGGTCGTCCTCACCAAATACGAGTCCAACTGGCAGCGTCCAATTGTCCAATATACGGTGATCAAAAATATGGTCAGGCAGTCAATAGGCCAGGACAGCAAATAGCTCTATGGGCCCACATCCTACAATTTGAACATCCAACGAAAAAAAATATCATAAAGGTCGACTCCCTTCCGCCGAAAGAATACCCTTGGAGCCTTTTTAGGAAATGCCAGTCACCACCCATATTGGATACTTGA
- a CDS encoding PepSY domain-containing protein, translating to MMKKRLFTFCAAGVVVLGGAVGANAISNKKSNNIISADEAKEIAINEVDGTIKSIELEKDDGFLHYDIDLAKDDKYDDIDMKVDAKTGEVFIEDQGPIDDDIYEHDNDDKNTKHSIHISLQEAVKIATKDTPGKVTKTELDDDGYYEIEIKTANNEVEVKVSVDDGKIIGKEVDDD from the coding sequence ATGATGAAAAAAAGATTATTTACGTTTTGTGCTGCTGGTGTTGTCGTATTAGGAGGAGCAGTAGGAGCCAATGCCATTTCAAATAAAAAGTCAAACAACATTATTTCAGCAGATGAGGCGAAAGAAATCGCCATCAATGAAGTAGATGGAACGATCAAAAGTATTGAACTGGAGAAGGATGACGGTTTTCTTCATTACGATATTGATCTAGCGAAAGATGACAAGTATGACGATATCGATATGAAGGTGGATGCAAAGACAGGTGAAGTATTCATTGAGGATCAAGGACCAATAGATGACGATATCTATGAACATGACAATGATGACAAGAATACCAAGCATTCCATTCATATTTCTTTACAAGAAGCAGTAAAAATCGCCACAAAAGATACCCCAGGAAAAGTAACAAAAACGGAACTTGATGATGACGGCTATTATGAAATTGAAATAAAAACTGCGAATAATGAAGTTGAAGTTAAAGTAAGTGTGGACGACGGTAAAATCATTGGGAAAGAAGTAGATGATGACTAA